The Parachlamydia acanthamoebae genome includes a region encoding these proteins:
- a CDS encoding class I fructose-bisphosphate aldolase, giving the protein MSETATQKRSFLHTAEELLGEEAHFLLDYTCKAVTQNEIQAPGPDWVDRIFGVSNRSIPVMRNLQSIFNHGRLARTGYLSILPVDQGVEHSAGASFAPNPLYFDPENIVKLAIEGGCNAVASTLGTLGSVARKYAHKIPFILKINHNELLSYPNSFDQILFANVQQAYEMGAAAVGATIYFGSPESHRQIQEVSEAFHMAHELGMATILWCYLRNPAFKIDSVDYHESADLTGQANYLGATIEADIVKQKLPVVNGGYPALNRVTKGYGKYSEQMYDKLCSDHPIDLCRYQVLNGFAGRAGLINSGGASGKNDLKDALKTAIINKRAGGIGLISGRKSFQKSMNEGVKLLNLIQDVYLAKEVTLA; this is encoded by the coding sequence ATGTCAGAAACAGCGACTCAAAAAAGATCTTTTTTACATACTGCAGAAGAACTTCTTGGTGAAGAAGCCCATTTTTTACTTGATTACACATGTAAAGCTGTTACTCAAAATGAGATCCAAGCACCCGGTCCCGACTGGGTTGATCGCATTTTCGGTGTCAGTAATCGCTCGATTCCCGTTATGCGAAATTTACAATCGATCTTCAATCATGGGCGCTTAGCTAGAACGGGTTATCTTTCGATTTTGCCAGTCGATCAAGGGGTTGAACACTCTGCTGGAGCTTCTTTTGCCCCTAACCCCCTCTATTTCGATCCAGAAAACATCGTCAAGCTCGCGATTGAAGGGGGCTGCAATGCCGTTGCTTCTACCTTAGGAACTTTAGGGAGTGTCGCGCGAAAATATGCACATAAGATCCCTTTTATTCTCAAGATTAACCACAATGAACTCCTTTCATACCCCAATTCGTTCGATCAAATTTTATTTGCAAATGTCCAGCAAGCCTATGAAATGGGAGCGGCTGCTGTTGGAGCCACGATCTACTTCGGATCCCCTGAAAGCCATCGCCAAATTCAAGAAGTTAGCGAAGCTTTTCATATGGCCCATGAACTTGGCATGGCCACGATTTTATGGTGTTATTTGCGCAATCCGGCCTTTAAAATTGACAGTGTAGATTACCACGAAAGTGCAGATTTAACTGGTCAAGCCAACTATTTAGGTGCAACAATCGAAGCGGATATTGTGAAGCAAAAACTTCCTGTTGTAAACGGCGGCTATCCAGCCCTTAACCGCGTTACAAAAGGTTATGGAAAATATTCAGAACAGATGTATGATAAACTTTGCAGCGATCACCCAATCGACCTTTGCCGTTATCAAGTTTTGAATGGTTTTGCGGGACGTGCCGGGCTCATTAACTCAGGCGGGGCTTCAGGCAAGAATGATCTAAAAGATGCATTGAAAACCGCGATCATCAATAAAAGAGCAGGCGGAATTGGATTAATTAGTGGCAGAAAATCTTTCCAAAAGTCTATGAATGAAGGAGTCAAGCTACTTAACCTCATTCAAGACGTTTATCTGGCCAAAGAAGTGACACTAGCTTAA
- a CDS encoding DUF1761 domain-containing protein: MIPLSPVHFVPIFVTSCIYLALGTLWYSPWLFGPTWLKEMQLTREQLRSPWLGSLAAFFMALLMSYALSQFIILTNSYTLAQGACLGLWIWLGFIVPTLFSNVIWEKKSLKIYLIHVSLVLLFLMISGSILSFWR; encoded by the coding sequence ATGATTCCCCTTTCTCCGGTTCACTTTGTACCGATTTTTGTCACCTCTTGCATATACTTAGCTCTGGGAACGCTTTGGTATTCCCCTTGGCTATTTGGGCCTACCTGGTTGAAAGAAATGCAACTTACGCGCGAACAATTACGTTCGCCATGGCTAGGCTCTTTGGCAGCTTTTTTTATGGCCCTCTTAATGTCTTATGCTTTGTCACAGTTTATTATTTTAACCAATTCCTATACGCTTGCGCAGGGAGCATGCTTAGGATTGTGGATTTGGCTGGGCTTTATTGTACCTACCCTTTTTTCTAACGTGATCTGGGAAAAAAAATCCCTAAAGATATATCTTATCCACGTCTCACTGGTTTTACTTTTTCTTATGATCAGCGGAAGCATTCTATCGTTTTGGAGATAA
- the mnmE gene encoding tRNA uridine-5-carboxymethylaminomethyl(34) synthesis GTPase MnmE, producing the protein MDFIHEPYQAGDTIAAIATPPGEGGVAIIRISGNAAIEVASRCFSRPVEGLPTHTVQYGKIKNREGECVDHVLLLPMHAPRSYTGEHTVEIHCHGGSLIARRVLQTVLEAGARAARPGEFTFKAFMNGKLDLAQAEAVQELIGAKNEKALHAAGSQLQGALTRKISTFQHGLNDIAAILEAWVDFPEEGLEFATMEEIQVTLREAIEAMQKLAATFHNGKILRDGVSLCLIGCPNVGKSSLMNALLGKDRAIVSAIAGTTRDILEDHLKLNGLNFRLLDTAGIRDSDEIVEAEGIRRSRQAIQEADLILFVLDSSRGLQADDHLLMQQIPHEKTIGVWNKIDIQKPEMTPLPFSTVCVSAQERQGLDTLHETIDQVIWKNGMPDQQEVVITSMRHLQALTQAILFAQNVHDGLTDNLSPEFLCVDMRQCLRELGKIIGTNVTEDILSSIFSKFCIGK; encoded by the coding sequence ATGGATTTTATCCACGAACCCTACCAAGCTGGCGATACGATTGCCGCCATTGCAACCCCTCCAGGAGAGGGCGGGGTTGCTATTATCCGCATTTCGGGGAATGCCGCCATAGAAGTGGCAAGTCGTTGTTTTTCTCGCCCTGTCGAAGGGCTACCTACGCATACCGTGCAATATGGCAAGATCAAAAACCGAGAAGGAGAATGTGTCGACCATGTGCTTCTGCTACCTATGCATGCACCCCGTTCTTATACAGGTGAACATACCGTTGAAATTCACTGCCATGGGGGAAGCTTAATTGCTCGTCGCGTTTTACAAACCGTTTTAGAGGCTGGAGCTCGAGCAGCGCGTCCAGGGGAATTCACCTTTAAAGCTTTTATGAATGGGAAGCTTGACTTAGCACAGGCTGAAGCTGTGCAGGAATTAATTGGAGCAAAGAACGAAAAGGCTTTGCATGCAGCTGGCAGTCAATTACAAGGTGCTTTGACACGTAAAATATCCACATTTCAGCATGGTTTAAATGACATTGCGGCTATTTTAGAAGCTTGGGTAGACTTTCCAGAAGAAGGCTTGGAATTTGCTACTATGGAAGAAATCCAAGTGACTTTAAGGGAAGCAATTGAAGCCATGCAAAAGCTAGCAGCGACGTTTCATAATGGAAAAATTCTCCGAGATGGGGTTTCGTTGTGTTTAATTGGTTGTCCAAATGTTGGCAAATCTTCCTTGATGAATGCGTTACTTGGAAAAGATCGCGCCATTGTATCGGCTATTGCGGGAACAACGCGGGACATCTTAGAAGACCATTTGAAGTTGAATGGACTGAATTTTCGCTTGCTCGATACAGCGGGGATTCGTGATTCAGACGAAATTGTGGAAGCGGAAGGGATTCGACGTTCGCGACAAGCCATACAAGAAGCTGATTTAATTCTCTTTGTGCTAGACTCGAGCAGAGGCTTGCAAGCAGATGATCATTTGTTGATGCAGCAAATTCCCCACGAAAAAACTATTGGTGTGTGGAATAAAATTGATATCCAGAAACCGGAAATGACTCCCTTGCCTTTTTCTACTGTGTGTGTGTCTGCACAAGAACGGCAAGGATTGGATACTTTACATGAAACCATCGACCAGGTGATTTGGAAGAATGGGATGCCCGACCAGCAAGAGGTTGTGATAACAAGCATGCGACACTTGCAAGCGTTAACGCAAGCCATTCTATTTGCCCAAAATGTGCACGATGGATTAACGGATAATTTGTCGCCCGAATTTTTATGTGTGGATATGAGACAATGCTTGCGAGAGTTGGGGAAAATTATTGGCACCAATGTAACAGAAGACATACTTTCTTCGATTTTCTCCAAATTCTGTATAGGGAAATAA
- the nth gene encoding endonuclease III, whose protein sequence is MDKKARARRIGKILNAYFPAPAVPLIHQDPYTLLIAVLLSAQCTDARVNIVTPSLFALAHTPEQMVKLPVAKIQEIIRPCGLSPTKAKAIWGLSQILIEKHNGSVPASFEGLEELPGVGHKTASVVMAQAFGIPAFPVDTHILRCAKRWGLSKGKTPERVEKDLKELFPRKDWIKVHLQIIYFARKFCQARQHIEECPICSVLGDL, encoded by the coding sequence GTGGATAAAAAAGCGCGCGCTAGACGAATCGGAAAAATTTTAAATGCTTATTTTCCTGCTCCAGCAGTTCCGCTCATCCACCAAGATCCGTACACGCTGTTAATTGCTGTGTTGCTTTCGGCTCAATGCACAGATGCACGCGTGAACATTGTGACACCTTCTTTATTTGCGTTAGCGCACACCCCTGAGCAAATGGTGAAATTGCCAGTTGCGAAGATTCAAGAGATCATCCGTCCTTGTGGCTTATCTCCTACAAAGGCTAAAGCTATTTGGGGACTATCTCAAATTCTAATTGAAAAGCATAACGGAAGTGTTCCGGCAAGCTTTGAGGGCTTGGAAGAGCTACCGGGGGTAGGGCATAAAACGGCATCGGTTGTGATGGCACAAGCTTTTGGAATTCCCGCCTTTCCTGTTGATACACATATTTTACGTTGTGCGAAGCGATGGGGATTAAGTAAAGGAAAAACTCCAGAACGTGTGGAGAAAGACCTTAAAGAGCTGTTTCCCAGAAAGGATTGGATTAAGGTCCATCTGCAGATCATTTATTTTGCACGAAAGTTTTGCCAGGCCCGGCAGCATATAGAAGAATGTCCTATTTGTTCTGTATTAGGCGATCTATAG